A window of Fibrobacter sp. UWR3 contains these coding sequences:
- a CDS encoding glycosyltransferase encodes MKVLVIGSVYPRFHEDAEVPWLRTSIAHLKQAGVEIQVLAPAYKGLKSHEIDGVKVNRFRYAPAGFEFLTHEEGAPSKMASKPWLQLLAIPYIISGFFKCIAICRKFKPDVIHAHWPFPHAYIALGAAKLFRIPLVLNFHGAELLLIRKKKWVKPLLKFAIGQAQAVFANSSFTAGKIKALRNVDVEWSPYGTTLESGEISAEPTQAPHPVNGKFKILFVGRHIERKGICYLIEAAKYLPRDQFEIRIVGVGDLTDKLKTQAAEVSTTPDAANIIFTGKLSPEALANEYRTANVFTLPAIVDSKGDTEGLGVVLIEAMELGLPVVASNVGGIPDVVVDGVSGILVPEKDPQALANAYKRLAAEPELQKQLLEGARKRIDECFNWSKIVERQIAVYEKIKSKKK; translated from the coding sequence ATGAAAGTCCTCGTAATAGGCTCCGTCTACCCCAGGTTCCACGAAGACGCCGAAGTCCCGTGGCTGCGCACCTCCATAGCCCACCTGAAGCAGGCCGGAGTCGAGATACAGGTACTCGCGCCCGCATACAAGGGCCTCAAGAGCCACGAAATCGACGGCGTGAAGGTGAACCGCTTCCGCTACGCGCCCGCGGGCTTCGAATTCCTCACGCACGAAGAAGGCGCGCCCAGCAAGATGGCAAGCAAGCCCTGGCTGCAACTGCTCGCCATACCCTACATCATCAGCGGGTTCTTCAAGTGCATCGCGATATGCCGCAAGTTCAAGCCCGACGTGATACACGCCCACTGGCCGTTCCCGCACGCCTACATCGCGCTCGGCGCCGCAAAGCTTTTCCGCATCCCGCTGGTACTCAACTTCCACGGCGCGGAGCTCCTGCTCATCCGCAAAAAAAAGTGGGTGAAGCCGCTCCTGAAATTCGCCATCGGGCAGGCGCAGGCCGTGTTCGCGAACTCGAGCTTTACCGCCGGCAAAATCAAGGCCCTCCGGAACGTGGACGTGGAATGGAGCCCGTACGGAACGACGCTTGAATCGGGAGAGATTTCTGCCGAACCAACCCAAGCGCCGCACCCGGTAAACGGCAAGTTCAAGATACTTTTCGTGGGCCGCCACATCGAGCGCAAGGGAATCTGCTACCTGATAGAAGCCGCAAAATACCTGCCGCGCGACCAGTTCGAAATCCGCATCGTGGGCGTGGGTGACCTTACAGACAAACTAAAGACACAGGCCGCAGAAGTTTCCACGACACCGGACGCTGCGAACATCATCTTCACCGGAAAGCTCTCTCCCGAAGCGCTCGCGAACGAGTACAGGACGGCAAACGTATTCACGCTACCCGCCATCGTCGACAGCAAGGGCGATACCGAAGGCCTCGGCGTCGTGCTTATCGAGGCCATGGAACTCGGGCTACCCGTAGTCGCGAGCAACGTGGGAGGCATCCCCGACGTGGTCGTGGACGGCGTCTCGGGCATACTCGTCCCCGAAAAGGACCCGCAGGCACTCGCAAACGCCTACAAGCGCCTCGCCGCAGAACCCGAACTGCAAAAACAGCTGCTCGAGGGCGCACGGAAACGCATTGACGAATGCTTCAACTGGAGCAAGATTGTAGAACGGCAAATCGCGGTATACGAAAAAATCAAGAGCAAGAAGAAATAG
- a CDS encoding virulence RhuM family protein: MVKKEEKGEIVLYQPEGEVRLEVRVENETVWLTQAQMAVLFNTDRTSITKHIRNIYQTGELEEISTCAKIAQVRIEGEREIARKMPFYNLDMIISVGYRVNSISGIRFRRWANQVLKDYILKGYAIRQRKIATDLQIVDRLQEQRQLIKNQQTEITEFKDETEKRLSAVEQHIDFFVKASQTPTSGILTTGTRFDGFVLIADLVKSAKHSIVFIDPYATIEVLKFAAMRAKGVQAIVYSARITPDFKEAVALHNKQYPGLEPKTMRTIHDRFLLVDDTVYHFGASFKDMGNEMTAFSILDFITPTEVIEKIQESMKGK, from the coding sequence ATGGTGAAAAAAGAAGAAAAAGGCGAAATCGTACTTTATCAGCCAGAGGGAGAAGTTCGGTTGGAGGTACGAGTCGAAAACGAAACGGTGTGGCTCACGCAAGCGCAGATGGCAGTATTGTTTAATACAGACAGAACTTCCATTACAAAACACATTCGCAATATCTACCAAACCGGGGAATTAGAAGAAATCTCAACTTGTGCAAAAATTGCACAGGTTCGAATAGAAGGCGAAAGAGAAATCGCTCGAAAAATGCCCTTTTACAACCTAGACATGATAATTTCGGTTGGATACAGGGTGAATTCAATATCCGGCATAAGATTCCGTCGCTGGGCGAACCAGGTCCTGAAAGACTACATACTCAAGGGCTATGCCATACGGCAACGCAAAATTGCGACCGACTTGCAGATTGTAGACCGTTTGCAAGAGCAAAGGCAACTCATCAAGAATCAACAAACAGAAATCACAGAATTCAAGGACGAAACGGAAAAACGGCTTTCCGCCGTCGAACAACACATCGACTTCTTTGTCAAGGCCTCCCAAACGCCAACCAGCGGCATCCTTACGACCGGGACCCGTTTCGACGGGTTTGTTCTTATCGCTGACCTAGTGAAATCGGCAAAACATTCTATCGTGTTCATTGATCCATACGCCACGATTGAGGTGCTGAAGTTTGCCGCGATGCGAGCGAAGGGGGTGCAGGCGATTGTTTATTCCGCGCGTATTACTCCAGATTTCAAGGAAGCCGTTGCACTGCACAACAAGCAGTACCCAGGCTTGGAACCGAAGACGATGCGCACAATTCACGACAGGTTCCTGCTAGTGGACGATACCGTCTATCACTTCGGGGCAAGTTTCAAGGACATGGGCAACGAGATGACCGCATTCAGCATACTGGATTTCATAACCCCGACAGAAGTTATCGAAAAAATCCAGGAAAGTATGAAAGGAAAATGA
- the murJ gene encoding murein biosynthesis integral membrane protein MurJ — MNKAAIIVAVSMLLSRVLGIFREMLLAHAAGVSLEKNALDLAFMIPDILNHVVSTGFLSIIFIPIFTGYKVAGDEKGGWKFFSNVLNTFGIALLVLVVPAFIWMQELLQLLTVDGATPELIERATYYGRIILPGQVFIFVGSILVAVQHTRKQFLIPSLTGLIYNVAIVGGGALGLALGKYTGTDYGLEGFAWGVPVGAFIGFFALQILGARRGGVHYELLIQPTHPDIVRYFKMMLPMSLGVGSMFGLEFIIRSFGANFGTGGISSLNYAYRVMYTLVAVFGFSVSVTSYPDMARLVKEGDFGQLNRKIWKSLSRMFCILIPAVVAVWALSFPAVRILFERGAFQRETTEAISEILRWYLPVSLGLCLQAVLVRSFYAYERMWVPTLLNTGIFAATIPAYIVLGAPEAGLGIKSVPIVGATGAILQVISMIFMWAKKNGTDGMRDALLNMLRALIAFGIMIAAAIGLDHVSGEFVRNTSLIVLVIYACAAGIGLFTLTLIVQRYLGSKDAKDILNELLGKVLRKLHLAR, encoded by the coding sequence ATGAATAAAGCCGCCATCATCGTCGCCGTATCCATGCTCCTGAGCCGTGTCCTCGGGATTTTCCGCGAAATGTTGCTCGCCCATGCCGCAGGCGTATCGCTCGAAAAGAACGCTCTCGACCTCGCCTTCATGATTCCGGACATCCTCAACCATGTGGTGAGTACGGGCTTCCTCTCGATTATCTTCATCCCGATTTTCACGGGCTACAAGGTCGCGGGCGACGAGAAGGGCGGCTGGAAGTTCTTCAGCAACGTGCTGAACACCTTCGGGATTGCACTCCTGGTTCTCGTAGTTCCCGCCTTCATCTGGATGCAGGAACTTTTGCAGCTCTTGACCGTAGACGGAGCCACGCCGGAACTTATCGAGCGCGCCACGTACTATGGCCGCATCATCTTGCCCGGCCAGGTGTTCATCTTCGTGGGGAGCATCCTCGTGGCCGTGCAGCACACCCGCAAGCAGTTCCTTATTCCCTCCTTGACGGGCCTCATCTACAACGTGGCGATTGTCGGTGGCGGTGCCCTCGGGCTCGCGCTCGGTAAGTACACCGGCACGGATTACGGCCTGGAAGGTTTCGCCTGGGGCGTGCCGGTGGGCGCCTTCATCGGGTTCTTCGCGCTCCAGATTCTCGGCGCCCGGCGTGGCGGCGTGCACTACGAACTCCTGATACAGCCGACACACCCGGATATCGTGCGCTACTTCAAGATGATGCTCCCGATGTCGCTCGGCGTGGGTTCCATGTTCGGGCTCGAATTCATTATCCGTAGCTTCGGCGCGAACTTCGGCACGGGAGGCATCTCTAGCCTCAACTACGCCTACCGCGTCATGTACACGCTGGTAGCGGTCTTCGGGTTCTCCGTATCCGTCACGAGTTATCCCGACATGGCGCGCCTCGTGAAGGAGGGCGACTTCGGGCAACTCAACCGCAAAATCTGGAAGAGCCTTTCGCGCATGTTCTGCATCCTCATCCCGGCAGTCGTCGCCGTGTGGGCGCTCAGCTTCCCGGCGGTGCGCATCCTCTTCGAGCGCGGCGCCTTCCAGCGCGAAACGACCGAAGCCATTTCCGAAATCCTCCGCTGGTACCTGCCCGTAAGCCTCGGGCTCTGCCTGCAGGCGGTTCTCGTCCGCAGTTTCTATGCCTATGAGCGCATGTGGGTGCCGACCCTCCTCAACACCGGCATCTTCGCGGCGACCATTCCCGCGTACATCGTGCTCGGCGCTCCCGAAGCGGGGCTCGGCATCAAGAGCGTGCCCATTGTCGGCGCCACGGGCGCCATACTGCAAGTTATCTCGATGATTTTCATGTGGGCCAAGAAGAACGGCACCGACGGCATGAGGGATGCCCTCCTCAACATGCTCCGCGCGCTTATCGCCTTCGGCATCATGATTGCGGCCGCCATCGGGCTCGACCACGTCTCCGGTGAATTTGTACGTAACACAAGCCTTATCGTCCTCGTCATATATGCCTGCGCAGCGGGCATTGGGCTCTTCACGCTCACGCTCATCGTGCAGCGCTACCTGGGCAGCAAGGACGCAAAGGATATATTGAACGAACTGCTCGGCAAGGTGCTCCGCAAGCTGCACCTCGCAAGGTAG
- the nadA gene encoding quinolinate synthase NadA, translating to MTADELFNRLNKIQPGAVLCHYTREKVEQMLPLINEINERKKDQDTVILAHSYCAPEIVLGVADYTGDSYKLSEDATKVPQNTILFSAVRFMGETAKILSPQKDVLIPGTLTGCSLADSITGKDVQALREKYPDHAFICYINTTADVKAACDVCVTSGNVMKIVEAYPNDKICFVPDKLMGQNIITEMKSRGVKKDIVLYTGSCYVHETYDAELIQFFRSQNPGLKVVSHPECNPSAAFYSDFVGSTGQMVKYIDGLPPKSKVLLLTECGLNARMHYEHPDMEFIGSCSMCKYMKSNSLENILETLRHPEKANRVELDEDTRVKAKKCIDAMFHYANL from the coding sequence ATGACCGCAGACGAACTTTTCAACAGACTGAACAAAATCCAGCCGGGCGCCGTGCTTTGCCACTACACCCGTGAAAAAGTCGAACAGATGCTCCCGCTGATCAACGAGATCAACGAACGCAAAAAGGACCAGGATACCGTCATCCTCGCGCACAGCTACTGCGCACCCGAAATCGTGCTCGGCGTCGCCGACTACACGGGCGACAGCTACAAGCTGAGCGAAGACGCCACCAAGGTCCCGCAGAACACCATCCTGTTCTCCGCGGTGCGGTTCATGGGCGAAACGGCCAAGATCCTGAGCCCGCAAAAGGACGTGCTTATCCCGGGAACGCTCACGGGCTGCAGCCTCGCCGACTCCATCACGGGCAAGGACGTGCAGGCACTGCGCGAAAAGTACCCGGACCACGCCTTCATCTGCTACATCAACACCACCGCCGACGTGAAGGCGGCCTGCGACGTGTGCGTCACGAGCGGCAACGTGATGAAGATTGTGGAAGCCTACCCGAACGACAAGATTTGCTTTGTGCCCGACAAGCTCATGGGCCAGAACATCATCACCGAGATGAAGAGCCGCGGCGTCAAGAAAGACATCGTGCTCTACACGGGCAGCTGCTACGTGCACGAGACATACGACGCAGAACTCATCCAGTTCTTCCGCAGCCAGAATCCGGGCCTCAAGGTGGTGAGCCACCCCGAATGCAACCCGTCCGCGGCGTTCTACAGCGACTTCGTGGGCAGTACCGGCCAGATGGTCAAGTACATCGACGGGCTGCCGCCCAAGAGCAAGGTGCTGCTCCTTACGGAATGCGGGCTCAACGCACGCATGCACTACGAGCACCCCGACATGGAATTCATCGGGAGCTGCAGCATGTGCAAGTACATGAAGTCTAACTCGCTCGAGAACATCCTCGAGACGCTCCGCCATCCCGAAAAGGCGAACCGCGTGGAACTCGACGAAGACACGCGCGTGAAGGCGAAGAAATGCATCGACGCGATGTTCCACTACGCGAACCTCTAG
- the mnmA gene encoding tRNA 2-thiouridine(34) synthase MnmA — translation MAKKVAVGLSGGVDSALAAFLLKQQGYEVIGMTMATWDGSIDMPHVEGREGCFGPGEDASIAEAKTVADRLGIPHHVVRISEDYKREVLDYFRAEYRAGRTPNPCVRCNQFIKFGALQTAARRMGIAFDYFATGHYARLDFKNPDVPFLYAALDHGKDQTYFLSRLTAEQLSTVMFPLGGMTKVQVKELAKDIGWIDFATKKESMDFLECGDYSVLFDESDNVPGDFVDLQGKVLGRHRGIIHYTIGQRKGLNIGGQPEPLFVVAIDVKKNQVVLGPRSTLDCTAVEGTELNLMVSESSPLLKGELTAHIRLGHKGTPARIEALDTQKGFIRVRFDEPQFASAPGQILVLYADSGVVASAIIA, via the coding sequence ATGGCAAAGAAGGTAGCAGTCGGACTTTCCGGCGGAGTGGATTCCGCCCTCGCCGCTTTCCTACTAAAACAGCAGGGTTACGAGGTCATCGGCATGACGATGGCCACATGGGACGGTTCCATCGACATGCCGCACGTGGAAGGCCGCGAGGGCTGCTTCGGCCCGGGCGAGGATGCGAGCATCGCCGAGGCGAAGACGGTCGCCGACCGGCTCGGTATCCCGCACCACGTGGTACGCATCTCCGAAGACTACAAGCGTGAAGTTCTCGACTACTTCCGTGCCGAATACCGCGCCGGACGCACGCCGAACCCGTGCGTGCGCTGCAACCAGTTCATCAAGTTCGGCGCGCTCCAGACGGCGGCCCGCCGCATGGGAATCGCGTTCGACTACTTCGCCACCGGGCACTACGCCCGACTCGATTTCAAGAACCCCGACGTTCCCTTCCTGTACGCGGCGCTCGACCACGGCAAGGACCAGACGTACTTCCTCTCGCGCCTCACCGCAGAGCAGCTCTCGACGGTCATGTTCCCGCTGGGCGGCATGACGAAGGTCCAGGTGAAGGAACTCGCAAAGGATATCGGCTGGATAGATTTCGCCACCAAGAAAGAGAGCATGGACTTCCTCGAGTGCGGGGACTATTCCGTACTGTTCGACGAGTCCGACAACGTGCCCGGCGACTTCGTGGACCTGCAGGGCAAGGTGCTGGGCAGGCACAGGGGAATCATCCACTACACCATCGGGCAGCGCAAGGGCCTCAACATTGGCGGGCAGCCCGAGCCGCTCTTCGTGGTGGCGATAGACGTGAAGAAGAACCAGGTGGTTCTCGGGCCCCGCAGCACGCTCGACTGCACGGCGGTCGAGGGCACGGAACTCAACCTGATGGTATCGGAATCCTCCCCGCTCCTGAAGGGCGAACTCACCGCGCATATCCGTCTCGGGCACAAGGGCACCCCCGCCCGCATCGAGGCGCTCGACACGCAGAAGGGGTTCATCCGCGTGCGGTTCGACGAACCGCAGTTCGCCTCCGCACCCGGCCAGATTCTCGTGCTGTACGCCGACTCGGGCGTGGTCGCCTCCGCCATCATCGCCTAG
- a CDS encoding HD-GYP domain-containing protein has translation MRDGFPQALYLYVYRIQPDGCHVVFDLDTKDGEKASQPGDLIDFDPSFEPFLPQLLKGEPIEPIISDDQYGWLLTVYKPLKNSSGKTVAYIAADISMGEIITDQAEFFIKLLSMFFGVSILIMSIMLEFVNRRIVHPVNRMASAAIHFAYNMEQDRANDMREIKSLNIHTSDEIEHLYKAFTKTCMDSIGFINRLEAAAERIQHMQDEIIINFAEMVEARDTSTGNHIKKTAFYVEAIARELLKEGKYSDVLDEKYIEKLKRSAPLHDIGKIAVSDLILNKPGKLTDDEFAIMKSHTTEGTNILAKIEANTNDTMDYNYLKESMEMAHYHHEKWDGTGYPTGIKGEEIPLSARIMAVADVFDALVAERVYKKPFTYEKAMAIITEGAGKHFDPTVVEAFTKISQKLYDERTTLNNKV, from the coding sequence ATGAGGGACGGGTTCCCGCAGGCGCTTTACCTGTACGTCTACCGCATACAGCCGGACGGCTGCCACGTGGTGTTCGATCTCGACACCAAGGACGGCGAGAAGGCGAGCCAGCCTGGCGACCTCATCGACTTCGACCCGAGTTTCGAGCCGTTCCTGCCGCAACTGCTCAAGGGCGAACCCATCGAGCCAATCATCTCCGACGACCAGTACGGCTGGCTCCTCACGGTCTACAAGCCGCTCAAGAACTCTTCCGGAAAGACGGTCGCCTACATCGCCGCCGACATTTCCATGGGCGAAATCATCACCGACCAGGCGGAATTCTTCATCAAGCTCCTTTCGATGTTCTTCGGCGTATCCATCCTCATCATGAGCATCATGCTCGAGTTCGTGAACAGGAGAATCGTGCACCCGGTGAACCGCATGGCATCGGCCGCGATTCACTTCGCCTACAACATGGAACAGGACCGTGCAAACGACATGCGCGAAATCAAGAGTCTCAACATCCACACCTCCGACGAAATCGAACACCTCTACAAGGCGTTCACCAAGACGTGCATGGATTCCATCGGGTTCATCAACAGGCTCGAGGCCGCCGCCGAACGCATCCAGCACATGCAGGACGAAATTATTATCAACTTCGCCGAAATGGTGGAGGCGCGCGACACGAGCACCGGCAACCACATCAAAAAAACCGCGTTCTACGTGGAAGCCATCGCGCGCGAACTCCTCAAGGAAGGCAAGTACAGCGACGTGCTCGACGAGAAGTACATCGAGAAGCTCAAGCGTTCCGCGCCTCTGCACGACATCGGCAAGATTGCCGTTTCCGACCTGATTCTGAACAAGCCGGGCAAGCTTACCGACGACGAATTCGCCATCATGAAGAGCCACACCACCGAGGGTACAAACATCCTCGCGAAAATCGAGGCGAACACCAACGACACGATGGACTACAACTACCTGAAGGAATCCATGGAGATGGCGCACTACCACCACGAAAAGTGGGACGGCACCGGATACCCCACGGGAATCAAGGGCGAGGAAATCCCGCTGTCGGCGCGCATCATGGCGGTCGCGGACGTGTTCGACGCCCTCGTGGCCGAGCGTGTGTACAAGAAGCCGTTCACCTACGAGAAGGCGATGGCAATCATCACGGAAGGCGCAGGCAAGCACTTCGACCCCACGGTGGTGGAAGCATTCACGAAGATCTCGCAGAAACTCTACGACGAACGCACTACGCTGAACAACAAGGTGTAG
- a CDS encoding FecR domain-containing protein: MSIFRSLTVWVVLAVTFTMAAPQSAKVRSVLGDVSFKKKGNGDWASLRVGAKVQDKDLIQTDVESGVLISMPEGSTISIEENALVEFTQVLFIKDSQISEVNIKKGLLRFNAQKQTGKKSQFKFKTGTMTASIRGTDGTIGVTNGGQSFGSLNSGEMVMEQDGQEVAVHAQQFVAFRKGKPPVVVEAKNAGDPDFAKKISEAVDDTTKSVEDIQKQAKEIDETIEKRNEDLRSKYECRFEPVPTLVNADSIEIFATCTEGMQVAIGPERYTSDGKRMRFVPTWSRAALGPKKFEAICTAEHNSFVCGNISFVYRFDRSVKVIKSDVTKCEVLYTTSGFRDNEGKLSIFAHDSLLKEVTLDRDCAATFKLLPGTFKYKFVPENVEGVDASIEREFACFPKTGVKVKVRGGAKEVFKKKVSQGASLYPELLFDVEHIVNNDPAQIKSVEVSVGGKTYETKYVPSETGIGYSATVQIQRGKMTTVKIKVSMLSGETVLATKVYEFR; the protein is encoded by the coding sequence ATGTCTATATTCAGGAGCTTAACGGTTTGGGTGGTTTTGGCGGTCACCTTCACGATGGCTGCCCCGCAGAGCGCCAAGGTACGTTCTGTTCTTGGCGACGTCTCGTTCAAGAAGAAGGGTAATGGCGACTGGGCTAGCTTGCGCGTAGGCGCAAAGGTCCAGGACAAGGACCTCATCCAGACGGATGTGGAATCCGGCGTGCTCATCTCGATGCCCGAGGGCAGCACGATTTCCATCGAGGAGAACGCGCTTGTCGAGTTTACGCAGGTGCTGTTCATCAAGGATTCGCAGATTTCCGAAGTCAATATCAAGAAGGGCCTATTGCGCTTCAACGCGCAGAAGCAGACCGGCAAGAAGAGCCAGTTCAAGTTCAAGACCGGGACCATGACCGCATCGATTCGCGGTACGGACGGCACCATCGGCGTGACCAACGGCGGGCAGTCGTTCGGTTCGCTCAACTCGGGCGAGATGGTGATGGAACAGGACGGCCAGGAAGTCGCGGTTCACGCGCAGCAGTTTGTCGCCTTCCGCAAGGGCAAGCCGCCCGTGGTTGTCGAGGCGAAGAATGCGGGCGATCCGGACTTCGCGAAGAAGATAAGCGAGGCCGTGGACGATACGACGAAGTCCGTCGAGGATATCCAGAAGCAGGCGAAGGAAATCGACGAGACTATCGAGAAGCGCAATGAGGACCTGCGGTCCAAGTACGAATGCCGGTTCGAGCCCGTTCCCACGCTGGTGAACGCCGACAGCATCGAAATCTTTGCGACCTGTACCGAAGGCATGCAGGTGGCGATTGGCCCCGAACGCTACACCTCCGACGGCAAGCGCATGCGCTTTGTGCCCACCTGGAGCCGTGCCGCGCTTGGTCCGAAGAAGTTCGAGGCGATATGCACTGCCGAACACAATTCGTTTGTATGTGGCAACATTTCGTTTGTCTACAGGTTCGACCGCAGCGTGAAGGTTATCAAGTCCGACGTGACCAAGTGCGAGGTGCTCTACACCACGTCCGGGTTCAGGGACAACGAGGGCAAGCTCTCTATCTTTGCGCACGACAGCCTCCTCAAGGAAGTCACGCTGGATAGGGACTGCGCGGCAACTTTCAAGCTGTTGCCGGGTACGTTCAAGTACAAGTTCGTGCCCGAGAACGTGGAAGGTGTCGATGCCAGCATCGAGCGCGAGTTCGCTTGCTTCCCCAAGACGGGCGTGAAGGTGAAGGTGCGCGGCGGTGCGAAGGAAGTCTTCAAGAAGAAGGTTTCGCAGGGAGCCTCGCTCTACCCCGAGCTCCTGTTCGACGTGGAGCACATCGTGAACAACGACCCCGCACAGATCAAGTCGGTCGAGGTCAGTGTTGGCGGCAAGACGTACGAGACGAAGTACGTGCCCTCCGAAACGGGTATCGGCTACAGCGCCACGGTGCAGATTCAGCGCGGTAAGATGACCACAGTGAAGATCAAGGTCAGCATGCTTAGCGGCGAGACCGTGCTCGCGACCAAGGTGTATGAGTTCAGGTAG
- a CDS encoding pyridoxamine 5'-phosphate oxidase family protein, whose translation MEEVVKFLKACGAYFLATADGDQPRVRPFGTANIFEGKLYIQTGKSKDCSKQIQKNGKVEICAMNKAGNEWVRIAGTLVRDDRREPKVDMLEHYPELKSMYSPDDDNTETLYFKDATATFYSFTAAPRTVKF comes from the coding sequence ATGGAAGAAGTCGTAAAATTTCTCAAGGCATGCGGTGCGTATTTCCTCGCGACGGCCGACGGCGACCAGCCGCGCGTCCGCCCGTTCGGTACTGCCAACATTTTCGAGGGCAAGCTCTATATCCAGACCGGCAAGTCCAAGGACTGCTCCAAGCAGATCCAGAAGAACGGCAAGGTCGAAATCTGTGCCATGAACAAGGCCGGTAACGAGTGGGTCCGCATTGCCGGTACCCTGGTCCGCGACGACCGCCGCGAACCGAAGGTCGACATGCTGGAGCACTACCCCGAGCTCAAGTCGATGTACTCGCCCGACGACGACAACACCGAGACGCTCTACTTCAAGGATGCGACCGCTACGTTCTACAGCTTTACGGCGGCTCCCCGCACCGTGAAGTTCTAG
- a CDS encoding O-acetyl-ADP-ribose deacetylase produces the protein MVEIEIIQGDITKLAVDAIVNAANCSLLGGGGVDGAIHRAAGPELLQACIPLNGCETGKAKITPGFRLPAKFVIHTPGPIYRDGLHGEPELLESCYKSCLDLAEENGCETVAFPAISCGVYGYPWEAATEIAIRTVDKYPAKCLKKVVFCCFGEQMLKIYRDAYRK, from the coding sequence ATGGTAGAAATCGAGATTATCCAGGGCGACATCACTAAACTTGCGGTGGATGCCATCGTGAATGCGGCGAACTGTTCCCTGCTGGGTGGCGGTGGTGTGGACGGCGCAATCCACCGGGCGGCAGGTCCGGAACTGTTGCAGGCGTGCATCCCCCTGAACGGTTGCGAGACGGGCAAGGCGAAAATCACCCCCGGGTTCAGGCTTCCGGCAAAGTTCGTCATCCATACTCCGGGCCCCATCTACCGGGATGGCCTGCACGGCGAACCCGAACTGCTGGAATCCTGCTACAAAAGTTGCCTCGATTTGGCCGAGGAGAACGGCTGCGAGACGGTCGCCTTCCCTGCTATTTCTTGTGGAGTTTATGGCTACCCCTGGGAGGCCGCTACCGAGATTGCAATCCGAACTGTTGATAAGTACCCTGCAAAATGCCTCAAGAAGGTGGTCTTCTGCTGTTTCGGTGAACAGATGTTGAAAATTTATCGGGACGCGTACCGGAAATAG
- a CDS encoding T9SS type A sorting domain-containing protein encodes MDRRMIFMALACAATTALAANTASPTFLWLASTDTIGRVETGSPDSTSGWWFDYTDAADSGNSTITFPSDIKPNAYGNFYGPLIENYNGIQASVKMGDGYEFPYAGIGFNVWNEQKEGADISAWGGFCLEYQSTIGFSIELVPENEEDVTAFNNYKATVAKAASMNTTNFRWDKFRQETGWGKEANLDSVLAKTASVKLAFNERAGTEGDFLIYMVGSFGMCSCCGPMPDRIGSDPTTIPVKATLSGRILQLTGAAALGKATVVDLQGNVVMSAPATGIMNLSALRAGMYMLRIEGPGVNHTQKILLK; translated from the coding sequence ATGGATAGGAGAATGATTTTCATGGCGCTCGCCTGCGCCGCTACAACTGCACTTGCGGCAAATACCGCCAGCCCGACATTTTTGTGGCTCGCCTCGACCGACACCATAGGCCGAGTCGAAACCGGGTCACCCGACTCTACGTCCGGCTGGTGGTTCGATTACACCGATGCAGCTGATAGCGGAAATTCCACTATCACGTTCCCTTCTGATATCAAACCGAACGCATACGGCAATTTCTATGGTCCGCTCATTGAAAACTACAACGGTATCCAGGCCAGTGTAAAAATGGGCGATGGCTACGAGTTCCCCTATGCCGGAATCGGTTTCAATGTCTGGAACGAGCAAAAGGAAGGCGCAGACATTTCCGCCTGGGGAGGCTTTTGCCTCGAGTACCAGTCCACAATCGGTTTCAGCATCGAACTCGTTCCCGAAAATGAAGAGGACGTGACCGCATTCAACAACTACAAGGCAACTGTCGCGAAGGCGGCATCCATGAATACCACGAATTTTCGATGGGATAAATTCAGGCAGGAGACCGGATGGGGCAAGGAAGCCAACCTGGATTCCGTACTTGCAAAGACGGCCTCCGTCAAGCTGGCATTTAATGAACGGGCGGGAACTGAGGGGGATTTCCTGATTTATATGGTCGGTTCCTTCGGCATGTGTTCATGTTGCGGTCCAATGCCCGACAGAATCGGGAGCGACCCCACCACGATTCCCGTCAAGGCGACCCTTTCGGGCCGCATACTGCAACTTACCGGAGCGGCAGCCCTCGGGAAGGCAACCGTCGTCGATCTCCAGGGGAATGTCGTGATGTCGGCACCAGCTACCGGCATAATGAATCTGTCCGCACTCAGGGCCGGCATGTACATGCTCCGCATCGAGGGTCCGGGAGTCAACCACACGCAGAAGATTCTCCTGAAGTAA